A segment of the Desulfobotulus pelophilus genome:
ATGGTCGGCGCGAAGCGTCCGCTTGACCGACTGGTTAGATTTTATTACCAATCTCTCGTCGCTATTAGCTCCTCTGAATCTGCGGAAAATCCATAGGCTTCTGCAATTGCTTGGAAATCCATGCCAATACAATCACGCGCAGCGGTTTCAATTTCACTGTCAGCCGCTTCAAACTCTTCCGCAAGGCTGTTAAATTTTTCAGTTGAAGCGTGAGTTAATTTATAAAGATCCTCTAAATTTTCTGGTTTTGTTTTTTCAATCTCAAGGCATAACTGAATAAGAATTTTTTCGCCTTTTTCTACCAAATTTTTAGGAAAATATGAGTCTTGATACATATCATTTAAAAACTTATAGCTTTTCATCGTTTCATTCGTGATGCTCATTACAATTCCTTTGGTTAAGTAAAATCTAACGCCTTGCTTACCGGCCCAACGGAGCAGAGCAAGCTTGTGGTAAAGTTTGGGCAGCAAATCACAAGCTTGCGGCGCGCCGCTGGGTCCGAGTACAGCAAATTGTTAGGCCATGCCGGCCGACAATCCCCGAATCAAAGGTTTCCGGTACTCTTGGTCCTTTTCATTCCAAAAGACATATCCGTTTCTTAGGTCTAAATTGAAAAAAGACTCATTGTAGCTTTCCTCTAGATCATCATCCCGATCCCTTCCGAACAGCTTCATTTTTATGGGCGTGGATATCATGTCGATCTCGCCTTGATGAAGAGCTATTCCCGTGAACCTCTCTTCACTTGTCATCTTGGCAGAAACATCTGAAAACCCGTACAGGCTAGCAAGAACAGTTATCAAGTTATCGCTTTCCGGTCCTGTCCGATAAAACTTTATACCTTTTATATAGACATGATCCTGAATGAGGTTCATGTCTTCATCGAAACCGCCTTTGATTCCTTTAATGATTTCGACACCAAACCCAAGAACAAGCCCATTGTAAGAAGCACGGAGGTCGAAATTATAAGTATCTTGACTATCCTGCCTATTGGTAATTCTCAACACGCAGTCAACAAATCCATCTTCACTGAACTGATTCAGCGTCGGAAAACCGTGTTCATCAACTTCAATTTCCATGCTAATTCCTTCGCGAGCCTAACGCCGCGTTAAGTGGTGAGCAACGC
Coding sequences within it:
- a CDS encoding DUF5713 family protein; translated protein: MSITNETMKSYKFLNDMYQDSYFPKNLVEKGEKILIQLCLEIEKTKPENLEDLYKLTHASTEKFNSLAEEFEAADSEIETAARDCIGMDFQAIAEAYGFSADSEELIATRDW